One window of the Microtus ochrogaster isolate Prairie Vole_2 chromosome 10, MicOch1.0, whole genome shotgun sequence genome contains the following:
- the Fkbp15 gene encoding FK506-binding protein 15 isoform X3 — protein MFGAGDEDDTDFLSPSGGARLASLFGLDQATTGHGNEFFQYTAPKQPKKGQGIAATGNQTAPKPAAATTGISSVLFATAVHAYRYINGQYAKQGKFGAAVLGNHTTREYRVLLYISQQQPVTVATIHLNFELTVRSNNYSTFYDDQRQNWSIMFESEKAAVAFNKQVCVAKCNSHSSLDAVLCQDLVAAEGPAVDIGDSLEVTYIGWLLQNQVLGQVFDSTANKDKPLRLKLGSGKVVKGLEDGLLGMKKGGKRLIIIPSACAAGSEGVIGWTQPTDSILVFEVEVRRVKLARDFGSDGHSVSSRDSAAPSPIPTADSLSGDTVVTPTPLPLKSGEPTLCSKSNSLSEQPTLNANPDMVKAKLISRMAKMGQPMLPILPPQLDPNDSETEDTTVLRGAGQSLVTPSVQPSLQPAHPVLPQMASQAPQPSVSGFQTPSAALMQVTPLDSHSAAAGNAQNFQPCAGVQAYTYPQACSVTSQLQPVRPLYPVPLPQAPHFQGSGDMASFLMTEARQHNTEIRMAVSKVADKMDHLMTKVEELQRHSSGNPMLLPNMSVTMETSMIMNNIQRIIQENERLKQELLEKSSRIEEQNDKISELIERNQRYVEQSNLMLEKRNNSLQTATENTQARVLHAEQEKARVTEELAAATAQVSHLQLKMTVHQKKETELQVQLTENLRETDLLRGQVTRLQADLSELREASEQTQSKFKSEKQSRRQLELKVTSLEEELTDLRAEKESLEKSLSERKKKSAQERCQAEEEMDEIRKSHQEELDRLRQLLKKSRVSTDQAAAEQLSLTQAELQSQWEAKCEHLLASAKDEYLQQYQEVCAQRDAHQQKLSRLQDECSALQAQVAAFTAEKEQLKKNTSQAPMVRAAIDPSEKVKKIMNQVFQSLRGEFELEDSYDGRTILRTIMHTIKVVTLQLLDQQEEEQGECSSDSAEEKPLRSSLEQPGSATAGLSPAPLSGEMKEAPKVLSEQVVGETTPLPPQALPMPQNGTQTRKEDSSEGEIPSETKDSSLPSEPAGISSPRVLGLPTSIPPKPPGPITMDSECEELLADDQRAVQSNNKLGGEHVGEVAPDGPLTLDPEKGELPALDPENPGGEPQLPEHKEVEDVSSSGPPEALLDKELASAASRASPSQNQEDPQHCSLSGDEEDELFKGATLKVPRPKVQPEEEDEDEVSMKGRPPPTPLFGDDDDDDDIDWLG, from the exons TATAGGGTTCTTCTTTACATCAGTCAGCAGCAGCCAGTGACTGTTGCTACAATTCATCTCAACTTTGAACTGACG gttCGGTCCAATAACTATAGCACCTTTTATGATGACCAGAGACAAAACTGGTCTATCATGTTTGAGTCAGAGAAGGCTGCTGTGGCGTTCAATAAGCAG GTGTGTGTGGCCAAGTGCAATAGCCATTCTTCCTTGGATGCAGTGCTGTGTCAGGATCTGGTTGCAGCAGAGGGTCCTGCAGTAGACATTGGAGATTCTTTGGAAGTAACCTATATAGGCTGGCTCCTTCAGAATCAGGTGCTGGGCCAG GTTTTTGACTCTACTGCTAACAAAGATAAACCACTTCGCCTGAAATTGGGATCAGGAAAAGTAGTCAAG GGCTTAGAGGATGGACTATTGGGcatgaagaaaggaggaaaacgGTTAATTATCATTCCTTCAGCCTGTGCTGCTGGCTCTGAAGGAGTGATAGGCTGGACCCAGCCAACAGACTCAATCTTGGTGTTTGAGGTAGAAGTTAGGCGG GTGAAGTTGGCTAGAGATTTTGGCTCTGATGGCCAcagtgtgagctccagggactctgCAGCACCCTCACCCATACCTACTGCTGACAGCCTCTCAGGTGACACTGTTGTGACACCCACACCACTGCCTCTCAAATCTGG gGAGCCAACTCTTTGTTCCAAATCTAACTCTCTCAGTGAACAGCCTACTTTAAATGCA AATCCGGATATGGTCAAGGCCAAGCTGATCTCTCGGATGGCTAAAATGGGCCAGCCCATGCTGCCCATCCTTCCACCGCAGCTGGATCCCAATGACTCAGAAACGGAA GACACAACTGTTTTACGAGGAGCTGGGCAGTCCCTGGTGACACCATCTGTCCAGCCTTCACTTCAGCCAGCCCATCCGGTGTTACCACAGATGGCCTCACAGG CACCTCAACCATCTGTTTCTGGGTTCCAAACACCCTCTGCTGCCTTGATGCAAGTTACACCCCTTGATTCCCACTCAGCTGCAGCTGGAAATGCTCAGAACTTTCAG CCCTGTGCAGGTGTGCAGGCCTACACATATCCCCAGGCATGCTCAGTCACCTCGCAGCTGCAGCCTGTTCGGCCCTTGTACCCAGTGCCACTGCCCCAGGCTCCCCACTTTCAAG GGTCAGGTGACATGGCGTCCTTTCTCATGACTGAAGCTCGGCAACACAACACTGAAATTCGAATGGCAGTCAGCAAAGTGGCTGATAAAATGGATCATCTCATGACTAAG GTTGAAGAGTTACAGAGACATAGCTCTGGCAATCCTATGCTTCTTCCTAACATGTCAGTCACAATGGAAACAAGCATGATTATGAACAACATCCAGCGAATCATTCAG GAAAacgagagactgaagcaggagctCCTTGAGAAGAGCAGTCGGATAGAAGAGCAGAACGACAAGATTAGTGAACTCATTGAGCGGAATCAGAG GTATGTTGAACAGAGTAACCTGATGCTGGAGAAGAGGAACAACTCACTTCAAACAGCcacagaaaacacacaggcaAGAGTATTGCATGCCGAACAAGAGAAG GCCAGGGTGACAGAAGAGTTAGCAGCAGCCACTGCACAGGTCTCTCACCTGCAGCTGAAAATGACAGTTCACCAGAAGAAGGAGACAGAGCTGCAGGTGCAGCTGACAGAGAACTTGAGAGAGACAGATCTTCTCAGGGGCCAGGTCACCAGGCTCCAGGCCGACCTCTCAG AGCTCCGAGAAGCCTCTGAGCAAACACAGTCCAAATTCAAAAGTGAGAAGCAGAGCCGGAGGCAGCTGGAGCTCAAGGTGACATCCCTGGAGGAAGAATTGACTGACCTCCGAGCTGAGAAGGAGTCCCTGGAAAAG AGCCtctcagagaggaaaaagaaatcagctCAAGAGCGCTGCCAGGCAGAGGAGGAGATGGATGAGATTCGCAAGTCACACCAGGAGGAACTGGACAGACTTCGGCAGCTCTTGAAGAAGTCTCGAGTGTCCACAGACCAAGCAGCTGCAGAGCAG CTGTCTCTCACACAAGCTGAGCTGCAGAGCCAGTGGGAAGCAAAGTGTGAGCATCTCTTGGCCTCTGCAAAGGATGAGTATCTGCAGCAGTACCAGGAGGTTTGCGCACAGAGGGATGCCCACCAGCAGAAGCTGTCCCGCCTTCAGGATGAG TGCTCAGCTCTCCAGGCACAGGTTGCAGCCTTCACTGCAGAGAAGGAGCAACTGAAGAAGAATACGTCCCAGGCACCTATGGTCAGAGCTGCTATTGACCCCTCAGAGAAG GTCAAGAAGATCATGAACCAGGTGTTCCAGTCACTGAGGGGAGAGTTTGAGCTGGAGGACTCTTATGATGGCAGGACCATCCTTAGGACCATCATGCATACAATTAAG GTGGTGACTCTGCAGCTGTTGGACcagcaggaggaagagcaaggagaGTGCAGCAGTGACAGTGCAGAAGAGAAGCCGTTGAGGTCTTCCTTGGAGCAGCCAGGTTCTGCCACTGCTGGGCTGTCGCCAGCACCCCTGAGTGGGGAGATGAAGGAGGCTCCCAAGGTGCTATCAGAACAAGTAGTAGGGGAGACCACCCCACTGCCTCCACAGGCCCTCCCCATGCCACAGAATGGTACACAGACAAGGAAAGAGGACTCTTCAGAAGGAGAGATACCCTCAGAAACGAAAGACAGTTCCCTCCCATCTGAGCCAGCTGGCATCTCATCCCCCAGAGTCCTGGGCCTCCCAACTTCAATCCCACCTAAACCTCCAGGACCTATAACTATGGACTCTGAGTGTGAAGAACTACTTGCTGATGACCAGAGAGCAGTGCAGTCCAACAACAAATTGGGAGGAGAACATGTTGGGGAAGTAGCCCCAGATGGCCCACTGACTCTAGACCCTGAGAAGGGGGAGCTACCAGCCTTAGACCCTGAAAACCCAGGAGGagaacctcagcttcctgagcacaAAGAAGTTGAGGATGTCAGTAGCTCTGGTCCCCCTGAGGCATTGCTGGATAAAGAGCTTGCTTCTGCAGCTTCAAGAGCATCCCCCAGTCAAAACCAGGAGGACCCCCAGCACTGCAG TCTCTCCGGGGATGAAGAGGATGAGCTGTTTAAAGGGGCAACTCTGAAAGTTCCAAGGCCCAAAGTCCAGcctgaggaagaggatgaagacgAGGTG AGCATGAAGGGGCGCCCGCCCCCAACACCCCTTTttggagatgatgatgatgacgatgacatTGACTGGCTGGGGTGA
- the Fkbp15 gene encoding FK506-binding protein 15 isoform X4 → MFGAGDEDDTDFLSPSGGARLASLFGLDQATTGHGNEFFQYTAPKQPKKGQGIAATGNQTAPKPAAATTGISSVLFATAVHAYRYINGQYAKQGKFGAAVLGNHTTREYRVLLYISQQQPVTVATIHLNFELTVRSNNYSTFYDDQRQNWSIMFESEKAAVAFNKQVCVAKCNSHSSLDAVLCQDLVAAEGPAVDIGDSLEVTYIGWLLQNQVLGQVFDSTANKDKPLRLKLGSGKVVKGLEDGLLGMKKGGKRLIIIPSACAAGSEGVIGWTQPTDSILVFEVEVRRVKLARDFGSDGHSVSSRDSAAPSPIPTADSLSGDTVVTPTPLPLKSGEPTLCSKSNSLSEQPTLNANPDMVKAKLISRMAKMGQPMLPILPPQLDPNDSETEDTTVLRGAGQSLVTPSVQPSLQPAHPVLPQMASQAPQPSVSGFQTPSAALMQVTPLDSHSAAAGNAQNFQPCAGVQAYTYPQACSVTSQLQPVRPLYPVPLPQAPHFQGSGDMASFLMTEARQHNTEIRMAVSKVADKMDHLMTKVEELQRHSSGNPMLLPNMSVTMETSMIMNNIQRIIQENERLKQELLEKSSRIEEQNDKISELIERNQRYVEQSNLMLEKRNNSLQTATENTQARVTEELAAATAQVSHLQLKMTVHQKKETELQVQLTENLRETDLLRGQVTRLQADLSELREASEQTQSKFKSEKQSRRQLELKVTSLEEELTDLRAEKESLEKSLSERKKKSAQERCQAEEEMDEIRKSHQEELDRLRQLLKKSRVSTDQAAAEQLSLTQAELQSQWEAKCEHLLASAKDEYLQQYQEVCAQRDAHQQKLSRLQDECSALQAQVAAFTAEKEQLKKNTSQAPMVRAAIDPSEKVKKIMNQVFQSLRGEFELEDSYDGRTILRTIMHTIKVVTLQLLDQQEEEQGECSSDSAEEKPLRSSLEQPGSATAGLSPAPLSGEMKEAPKVLSEQVVGETTPLPPQALPMPQNGTQTRKEDSSEGEIPSETKDSSLPSEPAGISSPRVLGLPTSIPPKPPGPITMDSECEELLADDQRAVQSNNKLGGEHVGEVAPDGPLTLDPEKGELPALDPENPGGEPQLPEHKEVEDVSSSGPPEALLDKELASAASRASPSQNQEDPQHCSLSGDEEDELFKGATLKVPRPKVQPEEEDEDEVSMKGRPPPTPLFGDDDDDDDIDWLG, encoded by the exons TATAGGGTTCTTCTTTACATCAGTCAGCAGCAGCCAGTGACTGTTGCTACAATTCATCTCAACTTTGAACTGACG gttCGGTCCAATAACTATAGCACCTTTTATGATGACCAGAGACAAAACTGGTCTATCATGTTTGAGTCAGAGAAGGCTGCTGTGGCGTTCAATAAGCAG GTGTGTGTGGCCAAGTGCAATAGCCATTCTTCCTTGGATGCAGTGCTGTGTCAGGATCTGGTTGCAGCAGAGGGTCCTGCAGTAGACATTGGAGATTCTTTGGAAGTAACCTATATAGGCTGGCTCCTTCAGAATCAGGTGCTGGGCCAG GTTTTTGACTCTACTGCTAACAAAGATAAACCACTTCGCCTGAAATTGGGATCAGGAAAAGTAGTCAAG GGCTTAGAGGATGGACTATTGGGcatgaagaaaggaggaaaacgGTTAATTATCATTCCTTCAGCCTGTGCTGCTGGCTCTGAAGGAGTGATAGGCTGGACCCAGCCAACAGACTCAATCTTGGTGTTTGAGGTAGAAGTTAGGCGG GTGAAGTTGGCTAGAGATTTTGGCTCTGATGGCCAcagtgtgagctccagggactctgCAGCACCCTCACCCATACCTACTGCTGACAGCCTCTCAGGTGACACTGTTGTGACACCCACACCACTGCCTCTCAAATCTGG gGAGCCAACTCTTTGTTCCAAATCTAACTCTCTCAGTGAACAGCCTACTTTAAATGCA AATCCGGATATGGTCAAGGCCAAGCTGATCTCTCGGATGGCTAAAATGGGCCAGCCCATGCTGCCCATCCTTCCACCGCAGCTGGATCCCAATGACTCAGAAACGGAA GACACAACTGTTTTACGAGGAGCTGGGCAGTCCCTGGTGACACCATCTGTCCAGCCTTCACTTCAGCCAGCCCATCCGGTGTTACCACAGATGGCCTCACAGG CACCTCAACCATCTGTTTCTGGGTTCCAAACACCCTCTGCTGCCTTGATGCAAGTTACACCCCTTGATTCCCACTCAGCTGCAGCTGGAAATGCTCAGAACTTTCAG CCCTGTGCAGGTGTGCAGGCCTACACATATCCCCAGGCATGCTCAGTCACCTCGCAGCTGCAGCCTGTTCGGCCCTTGTACCCAGTGCCACTGCCCCAGGCTCCCCACTTTCAAG GGTCAGGTGACATGGCGTCCTTTCTCATGACTGAAGCTCGGCAACACAACACTGAAATTCGAATGGCAGTCAGCAAAGTGGCTGATAAAATGGATCATCTCATGACTAAG GTTGAAGAGTTACAGAGACATAGCTCTGGCAATCCTATGCTTCTTCCTAACATGTCAGTCACAATGGAAACAAGCATGATTATGAACAACATCCAGCGAATCATTCAG GAAAacgagagactgaagcaggagctCCTTGAGAAGAGCAGTCGGATAGAAGAGCAGAACGACAAGATTAGTGAACTCATTGAGCGGAATCAGAG GTATGTTGAACAGAGTAACCTGATGCTGGAGAAGAGGAACAACTCACTTCAAACAGCcacagaaaacacacag GCCAGGGTGACAGAAGAGTTAGCAGCAGCCACTGCACAGGTCTCTCACCTGCAGCTGAAAATGACAGTTCACCAGAAGAAGGAGACAGAGCTGCAGGTGCAGCTGACAGAGAACTTGAGAGAGACAGATCTTCTCAGGGGCCAGGTCACCAGGCTCCAGGCCGACCTCTCAG AGCTCCGAGAAGCCTCTGAGCAAACACAGTCCAAATTCAAAAGTGAGAAGCAGAGCCGGAGGCAGCTGGAGCTCAAGGTGACATCCCTGGAGGAAGAATTGACTGACCTCCGAGCTGAGAAGGAGTCCCTGGAAAAG AGCCtctcagagaggaaaaagaaatcagctCAAGAGCGCTGCCAGGCAGAGGAGGAGATGGATGAGATTCGCAAGTCACACCAGGAGGAACTGGACAGACTTCGGCAGCTCTTGAAGAAGTCTCGAGTGTCCACAGACCAAGCAGCTGCAGAGCAG CTGTCTCTCACACAAGCTGAGCTGCAGAGCCAGTGGGAAGCAAAGTGTGAGCATCTCTTGGCCTCTGCAAAGGATGAGTATCTGCAGCAGTACCAGGAGGTTTGCGCACAGAGGGATGCCCACCAGCAGAAGCTGTCCCGCCTTCAGGATGAG TGCTCAGCTCTCCAGGCACAGGTTGCAGCCTTCACTGCAGAGAAGGAGCAACTGAAGAAGAATACGTCCCAGGCACCTATGGTCAGAGCTGCTATTGACCCCTCAGAGAAG GTCAAGAAGATCATGAACCAGGTGTTCCAGTCACTGAGGGGAGAGTTTGAGCTGGAGGACTCTTATGATGGCAGGACCATCCTTAGGACCATCATGCATACAATTAAG GTGGTGACTCTGCAGCTGTTGGACcagcaggaggaagagcaaggagaGTGCAGCAGTGACAGTGCAGAAGAGAAGCCGTTGAGGTCTTCCTTGGAGCAGCCAGGTTCTGCCACTGCTGGGCTGTCGCCAGCACCCCTGAGTGGGGAGATGAAGGAGGCTCCCAAGGTGCTATCAGAACAAGTAGTAGGGGAGACCACCCCACTGCCTCCACAGGCCCTCCCCATGCCACAGAATGGTACACAGACAAGGAAAGAGGACTCTTCAGAAGGAGAGATACCCTCAGAAACGAAAGACAGTTCCCTCCCATCTGAGCCAGCTGGCATCTCATCCCCCAGAGTCCTGGGCCTCCCAACTTCAATCCCACCTAAACCTCCAGGACCTATAACTATGGACTCTGAGTGTGAAGAACTACTTGCTGATGACCAGAGAGCAGTGCAGTCCAACAACAAATTGGGAGGAGAACATGTTGGGGAAGTAGCCCCAGATGGCCCACTGACTCTAGACCCTGAGAAGGGGGAGCTACCAGCCTTAGACCCTGAAAACCCAGGAGGagaacctcagcttcctgagcacaAAGAAGTTGAGGATGTCAGTAGCTCTGGTCCCCCTGAGGCATTGCTGGATAAAGAGCTTGCTTCTGCAGCTTCAAGAGCATCCCCCAGTCAAAACCAGGAGGACCCCCAGCACTGCAG TCTCTCCGGGGATGAAGAGGATGAGCTGTTTAAAGGGGCAACTCTGAAAGTTCCAAGGCCCAAAGTCCAGcctgaggaagaggatgaagacgAGGTG AGCATGAAGGGGCGCCCGCCCCCAACACCCCTTTttggagatgatgatgatgacgatgacatTGACTGGCTGGGGTGA
- the Fkbp15 gene encoding FK506-binding protein 15 isoform X1 gives MFGAGDEDDTDFLSPSGGARLASLFGLDQATTGHGNEFFQYTAPKQPKKGQGIAATGNQTAPKPAAATTGISSVLFATAVHAYRYINGQYAKQGKFGAAVLGNHTTREYRVLLYISQQQPVTVATIHLNFELTVRSNNYSTFYDDQRQNWSIMFESEKAAVAFNKQVCVAKCNSHSSLDAVLCQDLVAAEGPAVDIGDSLEVTYIGWLLQNQVLGQVFDSTANKDKPLRLKLGSGKVVKGLEDGLLGMKKGGKRLIIIPSACAAGSEGVIGWTQPTDSILVFEVEVRRVKLARDFGSDGHSVSSRDSAAPSPIPTADSLSGDTVVTPTPLPLKSGEPTLCSKSNSLSEQPTLNANPDMVKAKLISRMAKMGQPMLPILPPQLDPNDSETEDTTVLRGAGQSLVTPSVQPSLQPAHPVLPQMASQAPQPSVSGFQTPSAALMQVTPLDSHSAAAGNAQNFQPCAGVQAYTYPQACSVTSQLQPVRPLYPVPLPQAPHFQGSGDMASFLMTEARQHNTEIRMAVSKVADKMDHLMTKVEELQRHSSGNPMLLPNMSVTMETSMIMNNIQRIIQENERLKQELLEKSSRIEEQNDKISELIERNQRYVEQSNLMLEKRNNSLQTATENTQARVLHAEQEKARVTEELAAATAQVSHLQLKMTVHQKKETELQVQLTENLRETDLLRGQVTRLQADLSELREASEQTQSKFKSEKQSRRQLELKVTSLEEELTDLRAEKESLEKSLSERKKKSAQERCQAEEEMDEIRKSHQEELDRLRQLLKKSRVSTDQAAAEQLSLTQAELQSQWEAKCEHLLASAKDEYLQQYQEVCAQRDAHQQKLSRLQDECSALQAQVAAFTAEKEQLKKNTSQAPMVRAAIDPSEKVKKIMNQVFQSLRGEFELEDSYDGRTILRTIMHTIKVVTLQLLDQQEEEQGECSSDSAEEKPLRSSLEQPGSATAGLSPAPLSGEMKEAPKVLSEQVVGETTPLPPQALPMPQNGTQTRKEDSSEGEIPSETKDSSLPSEPAGISSPRVLGLPTSIPPKPPGPITMDSECEELLADDQRAVQSNNKLGGEHVGEVAPDGPLTLDPEKGELPALDPENPGGEPQLPEHKEVEDVSSSGPPEALLDKELASAASRASPSQNQEDPQHCSLSGDEEDELFKGATLKVPRPKVQPEEEDEDEVVRKSQTLLSPYTSTWGLFPAVSEKRKGVCWWPTSWTMCTGPCGSELGGPEWASL, from the exons TATAGGGTTCTTCTTTACATCAGTCAGCAGCAGCCAGTGACTGTTGCTACAATTCATCTCAACTTTGAACTGACG gttCGGTCCAATAACTATAGCACCTTTTATGATGACCAGAGACAAAACTGGTCTATCATGTTTGAGTCAGAGAAGGCTGCTGTGGCGTTCAATAAGCAG GTGTGTGTGGCCAAGTGCAATAGCCATTCTTCCTTGGATGCAGTGCTGTGTCAGGATCTGGTTGCAGCAGAGGGTCCTGCAGTAGACATTGGAGATTCTTTGGAAGTAACCTATATAGGCTGGCTCCTTCAGAATCAGGTGCTGGGCCAG GTTTTTGACTCTACTGCTAACAAAGATAAACCACTTCGCCTGAAATTGGGATCAGGAAAAGTAGTCAAG GGCTTAGAGGATGGACTATTGGGcatgaagaaaggaggaaaacgGTTAATTATCATTCCTTCAGCCTGTGCTGCTGGCTCTGAAGGAGTGATAGGCTGGACCCAGCCAACAGACTCAATCTTGGTGTTTGAGGTAGAAGTTAGGCGG GTGAAGTTGGCTAGAGATTTTGGCTCTGATGGCCAcagtgtgagctccagggactctgCAGCACCCTCACCCATACCTACTGCTGACAGCCTCTCAGGTGACACTGTTGTGACACCCACACCACTGCCTCTCAAATCTGG gGAGCCAACTCTTTGTTCCAAATCTAACTCTCTCAGTGAACAGCCTACTTTAAATGCA AATCCGGATATGGTCAAGGCCAAGCTGATCTCTCGGATGGCTAAAATGGGCCAGCCCATGCTGCCCATCCTTCCACCGCAGCTGGATCCCAATGACTCAGAAACGGAA GACACAACTGTTTTACGAGGAGCTGGGCAGTCCCTGGTGACACCATCTGTCCAGCCTTCACTTCAGCCAGCCCATCCGGTGTTACCACAGATGGCCTCACAGG CACCTCAACCATCTGTTTCTGGGTTCCAAACACCCTCTGCTGCCTTGATGCAAGTTACACCCCTTGATTCCCACTCAGCTGCAGCTGGAAATGCTCAGAACTTTCAG CCCTGTGCAGGTGTGCAGGCCTACACATATCCCCAGGCATGCTCAGTCACCTCGCAGCTGCAGCCTGTTCGGCCCTTGTACCCAGTGCCACTGCCCCAGGCTCCCCACTTTCAAG GGTCAGGTGACATGGCGTCCTTTCTCATGACTGAAGCTCGGCAACACAACACTGAAATTCGAATGGCAGTCAGCAAAGTGGCTGATAAAATGGATCATCTCATGACTAAG GTTGAAGAGTTACAGAGACATAGCTCTGGCAATCCTATGCTTCTTCCTAACATGTCAGTCACAATGGAAACAAGCATGATTATGAACAACATCCAGCGAATCATTCAG GAAAacgagagactgaagcaggagctCCTTGAGAAGAGCAGTCGGATAGAAGAGCAGAACGACAAGATTAGTGAACTCATTGAGCGGAATCAGAG GTATGTTGAACAGAGTAACCTGATGCTGGAGAAGAGGAACAACTCACTTCAAACAGCcacagaaaacacacaggcaAGAGTATTGCATGCCGAACAAGAGAAG GCCAGGGTGACAGAAGAGTTAGCAGCAGCCACTGCACAGGTCTCTCACCTGCAGCTGAAAATGACAGTTCACCAGAAGAAGGAGACAGAGCTGCAGGTGCAGCTGACAGAGAACTTGAGAGAGACAGATCTTCTCAGGGGCCAGGTCACCAGGCTCCAGGCCGACCTCTCAG AGCTCCGAGAAGCCTCTGAGCAAACACAGTCCAAATTCAAAAGTGAGAAGCAGAGCCGGAGGCAGCTGGAGCTCAAGGTGACATCCCTGGAGGAAGAATTGACTGACCTCCGAGCTGAGAAGGAGTCCCTGGAAAAG AGCCtctcagagaggaaaaagaaatcagctCAAGAGCGCTGCCAGGCAGAGGAGGAGATGGATGAGATTCGCAAGTCACACCAGGAGGAACTGGACAGACTTCGGCAGCTCTTGAAGAAGTCTCGAGTGTCCACAGACCAAGCAGCTGCAGAGCAG CTGTCTCTCACACAAGCTGAGCTGCAGAGCCAGTGGGAAGCAAAGTGTGAGCATCTCTTGGCCTCTGCAAAGGATGAGTATCTGCAGCAGTACCAGGAGGTTTGCGCACAGAGGGATGCCCACCAGCAGAAGCTGTCCCGCCTTCAGGATGAG TGCTCAGCTCTCCAGGCACAGGTTGCAGCCTTCACTGCAGAGAAGGAGCAACTGAAGAAGAATACGTCCCAGGCACCTATGGTCAGAGCTGCTATTGACCCCTCAGAGAAG GTCAAGAAGATCATGAACCAGGTGTTCCAGTCACTGAGGGGAGAGTTTGAGCTGGAGGACTCTTATGATGGCAGGACCATCCTTAGGACCATCATGCATACAATTAAG GTGGTGACTCTGCAGCTGTTGGACcagcaggaggaagagcaaggagaGTGCAGCAGTGACAGTGCAGAAGAGAAGCCGTTGAGGTCTTCCTTGGAGCAGCCAGGTTCTGCCACTGCTGGGCTGTCGCCAGCACCCCTGAGTGGGGAGATGAAGGAGGCTCCCAAGGTGCTATCAGAACAAGTAGTAGGGGAGACCACCCCACTGCCTCCACAGGCCCTCCCCATGCCACAGAATGGTACACAGACAAGGAAAGAGGACTCTTCAGAAGGAGAGATACCCTCAGAAACGAAAGACAGTTCCCTCCCATCTGAGCCAGCTGGCATCTCATCCCCCAGAGTCCTGGGCCTCCCAACTTCAATCCCACCTAAACCTCCAGGACCTATAACTATGGACTCTGAGTGTGAAGAACTACTTGCTGATGACCAGAGAGCAGTGCAGTCCAACAACAAATTGGGAGGAGAACATGTTGGGGAAGTAGCCCCAGATGGCCCACTGACTCTAGACCCTGAGAAGGGGGAGCTACCAGCCTTAGACCCTGAAAACCCAGGAGGagaacctcagcttcctgagcacaAAGAAGTTGAGGATGTCAGTAGCTCTGGTCCCCCTGAGGCATTGCTGGATAAAGAGCTTGCTTCTGCAGCTTCAAGAGCATCCCCCAGTCAAAACCAGGAGGACCCCCAGCACTGCAG TCTCTCCGGGGATGAAGAGGATGAGCTGTTTAAAGGGGCAACTCTGAAAGTTCCAAGGCCCAAAGTCCAGcctgaggaagaggatgaagacgAGGTGGTAAGGAAATCTCAGACTCTGCTGAGTCCTTATACCTCCACCTGGGGGCTCTTCCCTGCagtctcagagaagagaaaaggagtctGTTGGTGGCCTACTTCCTGGACTATGTGTACAGGACCCTGTGGGAGTGAGCTTGGGGGTCCAGAGTGGGCATCTCTTTAA